The Spirochaetae bacterium HGW-Spirochaetae-1 genome includes a region encoding these proteins:
- a CDS encoding DUF4112 domain-containing protein, translating into MLNTIKSIFAKIFAPDLLVKFADFLDNRFKFPCIPMRFGWDFIIGLVPVAGDVVSAVISGYIVLAAFHHRVRPLIIGRMIFNILLDLIIGLVPVIGDFFDAGWKANIRNVRLLINEIEKRQVIVAQPSKRISPS; encoded by the coding sequence ATGCTGAATACAATAAAATCAATTTTCGCAAAAATATTTGCGCCGGATCTCCTGGTAAAATTCGCCGATTTTCTCGACAACCGGTTCAAATTCCCCTGCATTCCCATGCGGTTCGGCTGGGACTTTATCATCGGGCTCGTGCCCGTGGCAGGGGATGTGGTTTCAGCGGTGATTTCGGGATATATCGTCCTGGCCGCCTTCCATCACCGCGTCAGGCCGCTGATCATCGGACGCATGATTTTCAATATCCTGCTGGACCTGATCATCGGGCTTGTTCCTGTAATTGGCGACTTCTTCGACGCGGGCTGGAAGGCCAATATCCGGAACGTGCGGCTGCTCATAAATGAGATTGAAAAACGCCAGGTTATAGTCGCACAGCCATCCAAAAGAATATCCCCATCATAA